A single genomic interval of Rhodopseudomonas palustris harbors:
- a CDS encoding TetR/AcrR family transcriptional regulator: MDSDTKDRLTRADWLAHGLRTLARHGANALKVGDLAAGLDVSRGSFYWHFKDATDFRTQLLQLWKERVTEQVFREIDAAIVGPARLTHLMKLAFNEDRSLDRAIRELAATDPAAAEMVAAVDARRVEYLSKLMIESGVESRHARPRAEFLYWAYIGQTAVMNPALNAVTESDIDDLSALFTRAGG; the protein is encoded by the coding sequence ATGGATTCGGATACCAAAGATCGGCTGACGCGCGCGGACTGGCTTGCCCACGGGCTGCGGACGCTCGCCCGACATGGCGCCAACGCCCTCAAAGTCGGCGATTTGGCCGCCGGCCTCGACGTGTCGCGCGGCAGTTTCTATTGGCACTTCAAGGACGCCACCGACTTCCGCACCCAGCTGCTGCAGCTCTGGAAGGAGCGGGTTACCGAGCAGGTGTTCCGCGAGATCGATGCGGCGATCGTCGGCCCCGCACGGCTGACACATCTGATGAAGCTCGCCTTCAACGAGGACCGCAGCCTCGACCGCGCCATCCGCGAGCTCGCCGCGACCGATCCGGCCGCCGCCGAGATGGTTGCCGCGGTCGACGCGAGGCGGGTCGAATACCTGTCCAAGCTGATGATCGAATCCGGCGTCGAGAGTCGCCATGCCCGCCCCCGGGCCGAGTTCCTGTACTGGGCCTATATCGGCCAGACCGCGGTGATGAATCCGGCGCTCAACGCCGTGACGGAATCCGACATCGACGACCTCAGCGCGCTGTTCACCCGCGCCGGCGGTTAG
- a CDS encoding 3-hydroxyacyl-CoA dehydrogenase NAD-binding domain-containing protein — MAFKNFKVETDADGIALVTWDLPGKSMNVLDAATIEELGAIAEATTKDAAVKGVVITSAKDAFCAGADLSMLESMNQQFAQIRKDKGEEAAQKMLFDESRKLSQILRGIETCGKPWVAAINGLALGGGFEVTLACHYRVAADNPKTRLGLPEIKVGLFPGGGGTQRIPRIVDPQSAMTILLKGDQIKLDKAKALKLVDAVVPAADLIKTAKDWIKNGGKAVVPWDEKGFKLPGGPVFSKQGMMMFPAGNAIYRRETYDNYPAARAIMSCVYEGLLVPIDVALRIESRYFAHVLQTKEAAAMIRSLFLSMQELNKGARRPQGVPPTKVKKLAIIGAGFMGASVGYVSAKAGIEVVLIDRDQESADKGKAHCQSVIDGLIKKGRAKEADRDALMSRITATPDFNAISDCDLVIEAVFEDRKVKAETYAKAQPLLKEGAIFASNTSTLPINSLAEEFKDQSKFIGIHFFSPVEKMMLVEVIVGKNTGDVALATALDYTRQIGKTPIVVNDSRGFFANRCVLRFTAEGLEMLMEGVPAPMIETAAKMAGMPVGPLSLADEVALDLILKIMKATEADLGEQAVDQQQKKLMVELVEKQGRFGRKNAKGFYVYPEKGKGQKSLWDGIAALQPKHLDPDTIDVEELKQRFLAVQAVEAARTVEDNVIVDPREADVGSILGFGFAPFTGGTLSYIDFMGTKEFVALCHKLEGKYGSRFTPPKLLEDMAKTGDTFYHRFAPKKQAAA, encoded by the coding sequence ATGGCCTTCAAGAACTTCAAAGTCGAGACCGACGCCGACGGCATCGCACTGGTGACCTGGGACCTGCCCGGCAAGTCGATGAACGTGCTGGACGCTGCAACGATCGAGGAACTCGGTGCGATCGCGGAAGCCACCACCAAGGACGCAGCGGTCAAGGGCGTGGTGATCACCTCGGCCAAGGACGCGTTTTGCGCCGGCGCCGATCTGTCGATGCTGGAGAGCATGAATCAGCAGTTCGCCCAGATCCGCAAGGACAAGGGCGAAGAAGCCGCCCAGAAGATGCTGTTCGACGAGAGCCGCAAGCTGTCGCAGATCCTGCGCGGCATCGAGACCTGCGGTAAGCCGTGGGTCGCGGCGATCAATGGCCTCGCGCTCGGCGGCGGCTTCGAAGTCACGCTGGCCTGCCACTATCGCGTCGCAGCCGACAATCCGAAGACCCGGCTCGGCCTGCCCGAGATCAAGGTCGGCCTGTTCCCGGGCGGCGGCGGCACCCAGCGGATTCCGCGCATCGTCGATCCGCAGAGCGCGATGACGATCCTGCTCAAGGGCGATCAGATCAAGCTCGACAAGGCCAAGGCGCTGAAGCTGGTCGACGCGGTGGTGCCCGCGGCCGATCTGATCAAGACTGCCAAGGACTGGATCAAGAACGGCGGCAAGGCGGTGGTGCCGTGGGACGAGAAGGGCTTCAAGCTGCCCGGCGGCCCGGTGTTCTCCAAACAGGGCATGATGATGTTCCCGGCCGGCAACGCCATCTATCGCCGCGAGACCTACGATAACTATCCGGCCGCGCGCGCGATCATGAGCTGCGTCTATGAGGGCCTGTTGGTGCCGATCGACGTCGCGCTGCGGATCGAGTCGCGCTACTTCGCGCACGTGCTGCAGACCAAGGAAGCGGCGGCGATGATCCGCAGCCTGTTCCTGTCGATGCAGGAGCTGAACAAGGGCGCGCGCCGTCCACAGGGTGTGCCGCCCACCAAGGTCAAGAAGCTCGCCATCATCGGCGCCGGCTTCATGGGCGCCAGCGTCGGCTACGTCTCGGCCAAGGCCGGCATCGAGGTGGTGCTGATCGATCGCGACCAGGAGAGCGCCGACAAGGGCAAGGCACATTGCCAGTCGGTCATCGACGGCCTCATCAAGAAAGGCCGCGCCAAGGAGGCCGACCGCGACGCGCTGATGTCGCGCATCACTGCGACGCCGGACTTCAATGCGATCTCGGATTGCGACCTCGTCATCGAAGCCGTGTTCGAGGATCGGAAGGTGAAGGCCGAGACCTACGCCAAGGCGCAGCCGCTGCTCAAGGAAGGCGCGATCTTCGCCTCCAACACTTCGACGCTGCCGATCAACTCGCTGGCCGAAGAGTTCAAGGACCAGTCGAAGTTCATCGGCATCCACTTCTTCTCGCCGGTCGAGAAGATGATGCTGGTCGAGGTCATCGTCGGCAAGAACACCGGCGACGTCGCGCTCGCCACTGCGCTCGACTACACCCGCCAGATCGGCAAGACCCCGATCGTGGTGAACGACAGCCGCGGCTTCTTCGCCAACCGTTGCGTGCTGCGCTTCACCGCCGAGGGCCTCGAGATGCTGATGGAAGGCGTCCCGGCGCCGATGATCGAGACCGCCGCCAAGATGGCCGGCATGCCGGTCGGCCCGCTGTCGCTGGCCGACGAAGTGGCGCTCGACCTGATCCTGAAGATCATGAAGGCGACCGAAGCCGATCTCGGCGAACAGGCGGTCGATCAGCAGCAGAAGAAGCTGATGGTCGAGCTGGTCGAAAAGCAGGGCCGGTTCGGCCGCAAGAACGCCAAGGGCTTCTACGTCTATCCGGAGAAGGGCAAGGGGCAGAAGAGCCTGTGGGACGGCATCGCCGCACTGCAGCCGAAGCACCTCGATCCCGATACGATCGACGTCGAAGAGCTGAAGCAGCGCTTCCTGGCTGTGCAGGCGGTGGAAGCGGCCCGCACGGTCGAGGACAACGTCATCGTCGACCCGCGCGAGGCCGACGTCGGCTCGATCCTCGGCTTCGGCTTCGCGCCGTTCACCGGCGGCACGTTGAGCTACATCGACTTCATGGGCACCAAGGAGTTCGTGGCGCTGTGCCACAAGCTCGAGGGCAAATACGGCTCGCGCTTCACCCCGCCGAAGCTGCTCGAAGACATGGCCAAGACCGGCGACACCTTCTACCACCGCTTCGCTCCGAAGAAGCAGGCGGCTGCGTAG
- a CDS encoding sulfite exporter TauE/SafE family protein, whose product MQLYLPIADLPVNVLLVLAMGAAVGFVSGMFGVGGGFLMTPLLIFIGISPAVAVASVTSHMAASSFSGALSYWRRRAIDPLLAFVLLCGGIAGTGLGVWFFVLMRAVGQLDLVIAVSYVVLLTSVGGLMVYEGIRAIRRSNRGEVPLAGRSGNRNWLYALPFKVRFKRSKIYLSVLPVVAIGVLIGFIGAVMGVGGGFILVPMLIYLLRVPTSTVVGTSMVLTLVTMLIATVLHAATSHLVDAVLALILMIGGVTGAQFGARAGQRIRGEQLRLLLGLLVLAVGVRFAIELGIRPAELFTLRELSPS is encoded by the coding sequence GTGCAGCTCTATCTCCCGATCGCTGATCTTCCGGTCAACGTCCTGCTCGTGCTGGCGATGGGCGCTGCGGTCGGGTTCGTGTCCGGAATGTTCGGCGTCGGCGGCGGATTCCTGATGACGCCGCTGCTGATCTTCATCGGCATCTCGCCCGCGGTCGCGGTCGCCTCGGTGACCAGCCACATGGCGGCGTCCTCGTTCTCCGGTGCGCTGTCGTACTGGCGCCGCCGGGCAATCGATCCTCTCCTCGCCTTCGTCCTATTATGCGGCGGCATCGCCGGCACCGGGCTCGGCGTCTGGTTCTTCGTGCTGATGCGCGCGGTCGGCCAGCTCGACTTGGTGATCGCGGTGTCCTACGTCGTGCTGCTGACCTCGGTCGGCGGTCTGATGGTTTACGAAGGCATCCGCGCGATCCGTCGCTCCAACCGCGGTGAGGTGCCGCTGGCGGGCCGCTCCGGCAACCGCAACTGGCTGTACGCGCTGCCGTTCAAGGTCCGGTTCAAGCGCTCCAAGATCTATCTGTCGGTGCTGCCGGTGGTGGCGATCGGCGTGCTGATCGGCTTCATCGGCGCCGTGATGGGCGTCGGCGGCGGCTTCATCCTGGTTCCGATGCTGATCTATTTGCTGCGGGTGCCGACCAGTACCGTGGTGGGTACCTCGATGGTGCTGACCCTGGTGACGATGCTGATCGCCACCGTGCTGCATGCCGCCACCAGCCACCTGGTCGACGCGGTGCTGGCGCTGATCCTGATGATCGGCGGTGTCACCGGTGCGCAGTTCGGCGCCCGCGCGGGCCAGCGCATCCGTGGCGAACAGCTCCGCCTGCTGCTCGGCCTGCTGGTGCTGGCGGTCGGCGTCCGCTTCGCGATCGAGCTCG
- a CDS encoding tetratricopeptide repeat protein yields the protein MNRVSWSVEEIEPSVREKAEAAAKRAGLSLTDWINAQLGEAAPQQPATEQPRMTGRPAMPERSATEVAEIHQRLDAIARQIDHISRTPARSEPPVARQLNDAISRLDARLARITEPKPAAARPAEAAAVPAQSPTERVERAAEQVYPSPTLDPNALDKAIAEIAARQSELDASIGRMPRQPASFAPPIAPAMAPPNPLAGPDFTSLEKQLHKITSQIDALQRSDKVEQSIAAFRADLAEIRQTITEAMPRKAIETLEGEIRSLAQRLDESRANGSDSEVIAGIERALGEIYTALRSLTPAEQLAGFDEAIRNLGGKIDMIVRNSDDPGTVQQLENAIGALRGIVSNVASNEALGQLSANVHALGEKIEQLAQADNHSISFAALEQRISALTAALESRERPAPSESTEQLESAVRALSERIDHLPIGNDNQSAFAHLEQRVAHLLERMEAATEQRGGSANLGRVEEGLHDILRMLERQQSQFAVLTELDRRPAPALEPSFVDTIKRELSDMRFSQSETDRHTQDSLEAVHNTLGHVVDRLAMIEGDLRTARATPPLAPPPAPTPAPEPAKPAFLAAAPIAPAPVTPAAAPVPPQPQPEMANPAVEAFAAAPREFAAAKPAAEPPAPAPEPRGPRAFHDIHESAAGPHQPQKIEPVVAVPPPARREATLPPDHPLEPGTKPPARVASPSERIAASESALGEIAPAQPEPANATSFIAAARRAAQAAASASAGKAKPGKPKTDGDKPDPDGGTPGSPLGSKIKSLLVGASVVVIVLSSFQMAMKLFDSGEAPPVASVTAPKSSPAPEKQRLPADERQSDPTEPAAPPSVAPVAPPPSMISPTPVERQSLYTPPAAQQTEPAASSDITGTIPSQPSAAPEKFGTVAIPSAERLPDTIGGATLRTLALKGDAAAAYEVATRYAEGKGVPVNYDEAAKWYQRAADAGVTPAIFRIGTLYEKGLGVKRDLDVARKLYSTAADRGNAKAMHNLAVLYADGGSKGANYKTAAAWFRKAAERGVADSQFNLGILYARGIGVDQNLAESYKWFSLAAAQGDEDAGRKREDVAKRLDPQSLAAAKLAIQTFTAEPQPDAAVKVAAPAGGWDGQPAAAAKRAAR from the coding sequence ATGAATCGCGTGTCGTGGAGTGTCGAGGAGATCGAGCCGTCAGTGCGCGAGAAGGCCGAGGCCGCCGCAAAGCGCGCCGGGCTGTCGCTCACCGACTGGATCAATGCTCAGCTCGGCGAGGCTGCCCCGCAGCAGCCGGCCACCGAACAACCGCGCATGACCGGCCGCCCGGCAATGCCCGAGCGCAGCGCTACCGAAGTCGCTGAAATCCATCAGCGGCTCGACGCCATCGCCCGCCAGATCGACCATATTTCCCGCACGCCGGCGCGCAGTGAGCCGCCGGTCGCGCGGCAGCTGAACGACGCGATTTCCCGGCTCGACGCCCGCCTAGCGCGGATTACCGAGCCGAAGCCTGCGGCAGCTCGGCCGGCCGAGGCCGCAGCCGTGCCGGCCCAATCGCCCACCGAGCGCGTCGAACGCGCCGCCGAGCAAGTCTACCCCTCCCCCACACTCGACCCGAACGCGCTCGACAAGGCGATTGCCGAAATCGCCGCGCGGCAGAGCGAACTCGATGCCAGCATCGGCCGGATGCCGCGGCAGCCGGCGTCGTTTGCGCCGCCGATCGCACCCGCGATGGCCCCCCCGAATCCGCTGGCCGGGCCGGATTTCACCAGCCTGGAGAAGCAGCTCCACAAGATCACCAGCCAGATCGACGCGCTGCAGCGCTCCGACAAGGTCGAACAATCGATCGCCGCGTTCCGCGCTGACCTCGCCGAGATCCGCCAGACCATCACCGAAGCGATGCCGCGCAAGGCGATCGAAACGCTGGAAGGCGAGATCCGCTCGCTGGCGCAGCGGCTCGATGAAAGCCGGGCCAACGGCAGCGACAGTGAAGTGATTGCCGGCATCGAACGCGCGCTCGGCGAGATCTACACCGCGTTGCGCTCGCTGACGCCGGCCGAACAGCTCGCGGGCTTCGACGAAGCGATCCGCAATCTCGGCGGCAAGATCGACATGATCGTCCGCAACAGCGACGATCCGGGCACGGTCCAGCAGCTCGAGAACGCCATCGGCGCGCTGCGCGGCATCGTCTCCAACGTCGCTTCCAATGAGGCGCTGGGGCAACTCAGCGCCAACGTCCACGCGCTCGGCGAGAAGATCGAACAGCTGGCGCAGGCCGACAACCACAGCATCTCGTTCGCCGCCCTGGAGCAGCGCATCTCGGCGCTGACCGCGGCGCTGGAAAGCCGCGAGCGCCCTGCCCCGAGCGAATCCACCGAGCAGCTCGAAAGCGCCGTGCGGGCGCTGTCGGAACGGATCGATCATCTGCCGATCGGCAACGACAATCAGTCGGCGTTCGCGCATCTCGAACAGCGTGTCGCGCATCTGCTGGAGCGGATGGAAGCCGCGACCGAGCAGCGCGGCGGCAGCGCCAATCTCGGCCGGGTCGAGGAAGGCCTGCACGACATTTTGCGGATGCTGGAGCGGCAGCAGTCGCAATTTGCGGTGCTGACGGAGCTCGATCGCCGGCCGGCGCCGGCGCTCGAGCCGAGCTTCGTCGACACCATCAAGCGCGAACTCTCCGACATGCGCTTCAGCCAGTCGGAAACCGATCGCCACACTCAGGATTCGCTCGAGGCGGTGCACAACACCCTCGGCCATGTCGTCGACCGGCTGGCGATGATCGAAGGCGATCTGCGCACCGCGCGCGCAACCCCTCCGCTGGCCCCGCCGCCCGCCCCGACTCCGGCCCCCGAACCGGCGAAGCCCGCTTTCCTTGCTGCCGCGCCGATCGCACCGGCCCCGGTTACTCCCGCAGCCGCGCCTGTTCCGCCGCAGCCTCAGCCCGAGATGGCCAATCCGGCCGTCGAGGCGTTCGCTGCCGCGCCGCGCGAGTTCGCCGCCGCCAAACCAGCCGCCGAGCCGCCGGCCCCGGCGCCCGAGCCGCGTGGGCCGCGAGCTTTCCACGACATCCACGAGTCCGCCGCGGGCCCGCACCAGCCGCAGAAGATCGAGCCGGTCGTTGCTGTGCCGCCGCCCGCTCGCCGGGAAGCCACACTGCCGCCGGACCATCCGCTCGAGCCCGGCACCAAGCCGCCGGCCCGGGTCGCTTCGCCGTCGGAACGGATCGCCGCTTCTGAAAGCGCGCTGGGCGAGATCGCGCCGGCGCAGCCGGAGCCGGCAAACGCCACCAGCTTTATCGCTGCCGCGCGCCGCGCCGCGCAGGCGGCGGCGTCCGCTAGCGCCGGCAAGGCCAAGCCCGGCAAGCCGAAGACCGATGGCGACAAGCCCGATCCGGACGGCGGCACACCGGGCTCGCCGCTCGGCTCCAAGATCAAGTCGCTGCTGGTCGGCGCCAGCGTCGTCGTGATCGTGCTGTCCAGCTTCCAGATGGCAATGAAACTGTTCGACAGCGGCGAAGCGCCGCCGGTCGCCAGCGTCACTGCGCCGAAGTCCAGCCCGGCGCCGGAAAAACAGCGCCTGCCTGCGGACGAGCGGCAATCCGATCCGACCGAGCCCGCCGCGCCGCCGTCTGTCGCGCCGGTCGCTCCGCCGCCGTCGATGATTTCGCCAACTCCGGTCGAGCGTCAGTCGCTGTACACGCCGCCGGCGGCGCAGCAGACCGAGCCTGCCGCGTCCAGCGACATCACCGGCACGATCCCGTCGCAGCCGAGCGCGGCGCCGGAGAAGTTCGGCACCGTCGCGATTCCGTCCGCCGAGCGGCTGCCCGACACCATCGGCGGTGCGACGCTGCGTACCCTGGCGCTCAAGGGCGACGCCGCCGCCGCTTACGAAGTAGCGACCCGTTACGCCGAAGGCAAGGGCGTGCCGGTGAACTACGACGAAGCCGCCAAATGGTATCAGCGCGCAGCGGATGCCGGCGTGACGCCGGCAATCTTCCGCATCGGCACGCTTTACGAGAAGGGCCTCGGCGTGAAGCGCGACCTCGACGTCGCGCGGAAGCTGTATTCGACCGCGGCCGATCGCGGGAACGCCAAGGCGATGCACAATCTGGCCGTGCTGTACGCCGACGGCGGCAGCAAGGGCGCGAACTACAAGACTGCTGCGGCCTGGTTCCGCAAGGCCGCCGAGCGCGGCGTTGCCGACAGCCAGTTCAACCTCGGCATCCTGTATGCCCGCGGCATCGGCGTCGATCAAAACCTCGCGGAGTCGTACAAGTGGTTCTCTCTCGCCGCCGCTCAGGGCGACGAGGATGCGGGCCGCAAGCGCGAAGATGTCGCCAAGCGCCTCGACCCGCAGTCGCTGGCGGCCGCCAAGCTCGCGATCCAGACCTTCACGGCCGAGCCGCAGCCCGACGCCGCCGTCAAAGTCGCGGCGCCCGCCGGCGGCTGGGACGGGCAGCCGGCCGCTGCGGCCAAGCGCGCCGCCCGCTAA
- a CDS encoding acyl-CoA dehydrogenase C-terminal domain-containing protein, with the protein MTIYKAPVEEVGFLLNDVFQFDRYNNLPGFADAAADVRDAIINEAARLSEEVLHPLNAVGDHEGCTRHDDGSVATPKGFKDAYKQIAEGGWMGLSSPAEYGGQGLPITLTQTVQEFLNSANMAFAMYPGLTMGAAAALTVHGSPEQKQTYLPKMVSGEWTGTMNLTEPQCGTDLGLLRTKAVKQADGSYKITGTKIFISAGEHDMADNIIHLVLARIEGAPAGIKGISLFVVPKFLVNPDGTVGARNGVMCGSIEHKMGIHGNATCTMNYDGATGWLVGEENKGMQGMFVMMNEARLGVAVQGLAQSEVAYQNAVEYARERLQGRALSGPKATDKPADPIIVHPDIRRALLTMRAFNEAARALVLWTALKSDVAHRSSDAKERQTADDHLGLMTPVLKGVLTDGGFANAVAAQQVYGGHGYIAANGVEQFVRDARIAMIYEGANGIQALDLVGRKLPRDGGRAVMAFFAEVGAFAKEHGGDEAMKPFVAPLSTSLGHLQKATTWLMMNAMAQPDNAGAAATDYMHLFGLVAMGYMWAKMAKVAQDKIAAEGAKPFLTRKLVTGRFFAERMLPETALRLTRIEAGCSTVMELPAEAF; encoded by the coding sequence ATGACGATCTACAAGGCCCCGGTTGAAGAAGTCGGCTTCCTGCTCAACGACGTTTTTCAGTTCGACCGCTACAACAACCTGCCCGGGTTCGCCGATGCTGCGGCCGACGTGCGCGACGCGATCATCAACGAGGCGGCGCGGCTGAGCGAGGAAGTGCTGCACCCGCTCAACGCGGTCGGTGATCACGAGGGCTGCACGCGCCATGACGACGGCAGCGTCGCCACGCCGAAAGGCTTCAAGGACGCCTACAAGCAGATCGCCGAAGGCGGCTGGATGGGCCTGTCGTCGCCGGCCGAATATGGCGGCCAGGGCCTGCCGATCACGCTGACCCAGACGGTGCAGGAATTCCTGAACTCCGCCAACATGGCGTTTGCGATGTACCCGGGCCTGACCATGGGCGCCGCGGCGGCGCTGACGGTGCACGGTTCGCCGGAGCAGAAGCAGACTTATCTGCCCAAGATGGTGTCCGGCGAATGGACCGGCACCATGAACCTCACCGAGCCGCAGTGCGGTACCGATCTGGGGCTGTTGCGCACCAAGGCGGTGAAGCAGGCGGACGGCAGCTACAAGATCACCGGTACCAAGATCTTCATCTCGGCCGGTGAGCACGATATGGCCGACAACATCATCCATCTGGTGCTGGCGCGGATCGAAGGCGCGCCGGCCGGCATCAAGGGTATTTCGCTGTTCGTCGTGCCGAAATTCCTGGTCAACCCCGACGGCACCGTCGGCGCCCGCAACGGCGTGATGTGCGGCTCGATCGAGCACAAGATGGGCATCCACGGCAACGCCACCTGCACCATGAACTACGACGGCGCCACCGGCTGGCTGGTCGGCGAAGAGAACAAGGGCATGCAGGGCATGTTCGTGATGATGAACGAGGCTCGCCTCGGCGTCGCGGTGCAGGGCCTGGCGCAGTCGGAAGTCGCGTATCAGAACGCCGTCGAATACGCCCGCGAGCGGCTGCAGGGCCGGGCGCTGTCGGGGCCGAAGGCGACCGACAAGCCCGCCGATCCGATCATCGTGCATCCCGACATCCGCCGCGCACTGCTGACGATGCGCGCGTTCAACGAGGCGGCGCGGGCGCTGGTGTTGTGGACCGCGCTGAAGAGCGATGTCGCGCATCGCTCCAGCGACGCCAAGGAGCGTCAGACCGCCGACGACCATCTCGGCCTGATGACGCCGGTGCTGAAGGGCGTGCTGACCGACGGCGGCTTCGCCAATGCGGTGGCGGCCCAGCAGGTCTATGGCGGCCACGGCTACATCGCCGCCAACGGCGTCGAGCAGTTCGTCCGCGATGCCCGCATCGCGATGATCTACGAAGGCGCCAACGGCATTCAGGCGCTCGACCTGGTCGGCCGCAAGCTGCCGCGTGACGGCGGTCGTGCCGTGATGGCGTTCTTCGCCGAGGTCGGCGCCTTCGCCAAGGAGCACGGCGGCGACGAGGCGATGAAGCCGTTCGTGGCGCCGCTGTCGACCTCGCTCGGCCATCTGCAGAAGGCCACCACCTGGCTGATGATGAATGCGATGGCGCAGCCGGACAACGCCGGTGCCGCCGCCACCGACTACATGCACCTCTTCGGCCTCGTTGCGATGGGCTACATGTGGGCCAAGATGGCCAAGGTGGCGCAGGACAAGATCGCGGCCGAGGGCGCAAAGCCCTTCCTGACCCGGAAGCTGGTCACCGGCCGGTTCTTCGCCGAGCGGATGCTGCCCGAGACCGCGCTGCGGCTGACCCGGATCGAAGCCGGCTGCAGCACCGTGATGGAACTGCCGGCGGAAGCGTTCTGA
- a CDS encoding acetyl-CoA C-acetyltransferase, with translation MPEAYIYDHVRTPRGRGKADGSLHEVTALALATVPLKALKERNNLKQDVVDDVVMGVVDPVGEAGSDIARFAAMKAGLGEAVPGIQISRFCASGLDAVNFAAAQIMSGQHELVIGGGAESMSRIGIGASGGAWPMDPSMAIPSYFMPQGISADLIATKYGFSRDDVDAYAVRSQQLAAKAWDEGRFDKSVVPVKDINGLTILAKDEHMRPSTTMQSLAQLQPSFAPIAAMGGFDAVAIQSHPEVEKVNYVHHAGNSSGIVDGAGAVLLGSKEAGEKHGLKPRAKIRAFANIGSEPAMMLTGPVDVTNKLFERSGMKKSDIDLFELNEAFASVVLRYMQAFEIDNDKINVNGGAIALGHPLGATGAMILGTVLDELERTGKATALVTLCIGGGMGTATIIERV, from the coding sequence ATGCCCGAAGCCTATATCTACGATCACGTTCGCACCCCGCGCGGCCGCGGCAAGGCCGACGGTTCGCTGCACGAGGTGACCGCGCTGGCGCTCGCCACCGTGCCGCTGAAGGCGCTGAAGGAGCGTAACAACCTGAAGCAGGACGTGGTCGACGACGTCGTGATGGGCGTGGTCGATCCGGTCGGCGAAGCCGGCTCGGACATCGCGCGGTTCGCGGCGATGAAGGCTGGCCTCGGTGAAGCGGTGCCGGGCATTCAGATCAGCCGGTTCTGCGCCTCGGGTCTCGATGCGGTGAACTTCGCCGCGGCGCAGATCATGAGCGGCCAGCACGAGCTGGTGATCGGCGGCGGCGCCGAATCGATGAGCCGCATCGGCATCGGCGCTTCGGGCGGTGCCTGGCCGATGGATCCGTCGATGGCGATCCCGTCCTACTTCATGCCGCAGGGCATTTCGGCCGATCTGATCGCCACCAAATACGGCTTCTCGCGCGACGACGTCGACGCCTATGCGGTCCGGAGCCAGCAGCTCGCCGCGAAGGCATGGGACGAGGGCCGGTTCGACAAGTCGGTGGTGCCGGTGAAGGACATCAACGGCCTGACCATCCTGGCCAAGGACGAGCACATGCGCCCGTCGACGACGATGCAGTCGCTGGCGCAATTGCAGCCGTCGTTCGCGCCGATCGCCGCGATGGGCGGGTTCGACGCGGTGGCGATCCAGTCGCACCCGGAAGTCGAGAAGGTCAACTACGTGCACCATGCCGGCAACTCGTCGGGCATCGTCGACGGCGCCGGAGCCGTGCTGCTCGGTAGCAAGGAAGCCGGCGAGAAACATGGTTTGAAGCCGCGTGCGAAAATCCGCGCCTTCGCCAATATCGGCTCGGAGCCGGCGATGATGCTGACCGGTCCGGTCGACGTCACCAACAAGCTGTTCGAGCGCTCGGGCATGAAGAAGAGCGACATCGATCTGTTCGAGCTCAACGAGGCGTTCGCCTCGGTGGTGCTGCGCTACATGCAGGCGTTCGAGATCGATAACGACAAGATCAACGTCAATGGCGGCGCGATCGCGCTCGGCCATCCGCTCGGCGCCACCGGCGCGATGATCCTCGGCACCGTGCTCGACGAGCTGGAGCGCACCGGCAAGGCGACCGCGCTGGTGACGCTGTGCATCGGCGGCGGCATGGGTACTGCCACCATCATCGAGCGGGTGTGA
- a CDS encoding nuclear transport factor 2 family protein, giving the protein MALNGLDTWYAFMKSHDSDALWDLLHPDAVFESPVVHTPQVGRDIVFKYLKGAEKVLGGPGFTYVGEWRSDNSAVLEFENVIEGIKINGVDIITFADDGRITHFKVMVRPLKAINLLHRLMGEQLAQQ; this is encoded by the coding sequence ATGGCCTTGAACGGGCTCGACACCTGGTATGCCTTCATGAAGTCCCACGACTCAGATGCGTTGTGGGATCTGCTGCATCCGGACGCGGTGTTCGAAAGCCCGGTGGTTCACACCCCGCAGGTCGGGCGGGACATCGTGTTCAAGTACCTCAAGGGGGCCGAAAAGGTGCTGGGCGGCCCGGGCTTCACCTATGTGGGCGAATGGCGCAGCGATAACAGCGCGGTGCTCGAGTTCGAGAACGTGATCGAAGGCATCAAGATCAACGGCGTCGACATCATCACCTTCGCCGACGACGGACGTATTACCCACTTCAAGGTCATGGTAAGACCCTTGAAAGCGATCAACCTGCTGCATCGCTTGATGGGAGAACAGCTGGCGCAGCAATAA